The proteins below come from a single Peromyscus maniculatus bairdii isolate BWxNUB_F1_BW_parent chromosome 13, HU_Pman_BW_mat_3.1, whole genome shotgun sequence genomic window:
- the Zdbf2 gene encoding DBF4-type zinc finger-containing protein 2 isoform X3, protein MERFLQDVLRHHPYNYQDNNGPAPEEAAVAAAGAVAGAAMAEGAAAEGAAAEERAAAAAAAAAAEGAAAAAAANPESPEVVVLDDSDEKEDDTTESTGEQNSEDSESVEEIDCRPGTSQECAEVAVRPSVIQRLERGQQQPLELAQEVESGVERVNSVGVQATTSGKELVRPPVICNAPARSLPRGSERPVAATSAPRLVLAVASDSFPACDTENLETYFDSPDQGTSNPPSQPETKDPKKKPLNINLDKLLAQKNLRAQGASFSPVVRVRELTGDELCSVRAGPSSEAGEGTSGNPSETDTLARALREGAIPKRRGEASRSNVVRPREETCLVFNRQERPVSSEVTFQRGSLQLVPGHSQAAVHDLRYLEEEEEEEEEEEDEEGPDQEDESYESRGSDTSFDSESSGQSPSALSELTAREINGSEETHADNVQPQDETPTVSGATSDNGSSSHQVPTNRSPVITQNIQLISLVDESYESSGSEENFDGDDSLPSTSHHPAQPMRAASLRTQMAIRLVDSYGSGSSEACEDSGSSADETPAAAAAGQQQPPKNAHAHLVDENYGSSSFSSDSDAAPQMPAQERSPRDRAGQQESEHQPSSAEAQPERDGSLETVADEPQREAEEINVPNQSTSRGDMNCESHGPEMGFHADAQLEADQSPLNPEEVDLDLENQSVHSGISNLSSDSRASYQSANDQPQGAWGEVNLDELNVDMEVKSNGCSSSELTFDSDSPLLSVTERSLLDVEGINEDDFNLEDESCVSSSSDITFDSDIPDDSVADQPQVAVYEEEPVDLENKSNASCVSEITYDSDIPLHSGNDHPEVAVKEVIIQEEENVPLEGKNDSPSGSEICLDSNAPLHSVTNSDVAVEKINSPNEEQVHIEQKENEPTDSELDTLNSKPGCSEDPIIIRASETTLDSHIPFQSVIRKCEIIVKNVCPPKEKHAQLPSQSTESLSEINSASSSAPQAVTEPYVGKKAKRKTKHLEEVKSDDEYDCPPTFHSDGLPQLMTEEPQPAALNEDHADPKDESTDGSLNAAGCLDSVISQPQPAEKEDHVELEDTNGQPSDSKASVDSPGHCQSPPKDDVITKMSQWKNEAKDLEKKISELIYSKLMHDSSVSFRSAMDHLELALKQINLDSNDQLPSEDNSQDASSETNLHSDLSVQAVVGAPEITVLEPEHIELEGRNNESCDSNDSAQSEADQRSDSEENQSQKDKEDTEGKKDEVQGLGNTCVSNVPEPLAGQTEVEVVQESSHWKEQGDLEDTVGESIDSQINLHSDEPLQSVTNTTQEPAEEIHLLRGHVRPHDSDCDPCDSEIVAISNVIFCSVTRKPQCLQTECTSTKVKSSSPCGPEVSVDSHDGPETSLDSSDPCQSVAGHPQKTVKEMTLKEDHIYLEDKSYRLVDFEPTYYPDDPVQLVTYPSVEDASITEVNLQRETHNDLENETFQPCCSEVPCSSGVHLQSEVDPPQVACTVADLEKKEPDIEEKYNESCEPEMLYDSDVSFQIVVNQLQTADDGETDSPQVVFVDVVSSDSDCDREVISDSNIPLQLETEPPQLTVRETNEINTDSAGSAAMEKYFCRFCGCDYEASQSVTNQSKESFKIINRKNDYIILGDSTCSSCGHELNFNVDASEQPTTCQLQGPDGNCIAPEVKNYDSNCPDASEQPTTCQLQGPDGNCIAPEVKNYDSNCHDASEQPTTCQLQGTDRSSVDPEVKKNVSNPHKRHFTSEDTVRSASPWREPRSVVCRDRNWESSSFAPGSSLCPVSLMGRTTVMHIPLKIPDEDLETSPSDLHFYYDSDTDEPQPAKKARSSKKITFDMRVTKYEYEDPEEMEGEEEFAELFLEVPPQVPPLVVVTPRCQMSQTPLVVETPRCQMSETPLVVVTPRCQMREAPLVVETPRCQMSETPLVVVTPRCQMRETPLVVETPRCQMSQTPLVVETPRCQMSQTPLVVETPRCQMSQTPLVVETPRCQMSQTPLVVETPRCQMSQTPLVVETPRCQMSQTPLVVETPRCQMSQTPLVVETPRCQMSQTPLVVETPRCQMSQTPLVVETPRCQMSQTPLVVETPRCQMSQTPLVVETPRCQMSQTPLVVETPRCQMSEAGSVVGTTWSQMSQTPLVFEAPPCQMSEARSVVGTTRSQMSETPLVVETPRSQMSETPLVVETPRCQMSQTPLVVETPRCQMSQTPLVVEAPWSQMSETPLVVEAPPCQMSEAQSVVVTPRSQMSETPLVVETPRSQMSETPLVVETPRCQMREAGSVVGTTQSQMSETPLVVETPRCQMRETPLVVETPRCQKRKPRSVVGTTQSQMSETPLVVETPRSQMREAGSVVGTTWSQMSETPLVVEAPPCQMSEAQSVVVTPRSQMSETPLVVDTPRCQMSETPLVVETPWCQMSETPLVVEAPPCQMSEAQSVVVTPRSQMSETPLVVETPRSQMSETPLVVETPWCQMREAGSVVGTTQSQMSETPLVVEAPPCQMSEAQSVVVTPRSQMSETPLVVVTPRSQMSEAPLVVETPRCQKRKPRSVFGTTRSQMSEAPLVVETPRCQMSEAPLVVETPRCQKRKPRSVVGTTRSQMSETPLVVETPRSQMSEAPLVVETPRCQKRKPRSVVGTTRSQMSEAPLVVDTPRCQKRKPRSVVGTTRSQMSEAPLVVDTPRCQKRKPRSVVGTTGSQMSKAESVVGKTRSRMRKNEVKSNAQESQGHLSSCSKTKIILLGAKERTACSDNNQNTSVHALSHLEYIEGKVGDTNDVSVAVGKPSCSLAEGLHQQHGHVASENQVEGVRCGTQARSRKKRKTAGQEQLTKGKHSQPDSQKKKTRTKKTKSPRPQTKASEPVQPDSLVSIFSSLTMKENQSLKLPRKKAGRERDLQFLYSCKEHSAPSPAHKKPVTNPPQTAAVADWDKREVAGSGLSKTDPMPSAGESGADRPSVASRPILATPKKRRVFRILGASQSSPPENSGAVPAVPKDNNFQQTLSNRESPRIIPKLILKEIIDSKNQKRFWKKKMAATHQSSLLKNAYKTVVLRKRTKFSEKMALWLQLTATDIVRKYIRGRSFTRLRRRQSKTVLFRMQLRKKKIVARKIKEAKRAAAEARARARARVRSRLCVVSVVPAVPEEPSSSAAAAAAAAAAAAAAAAAGPALLPAVSPAANAAAGVKRYRKTYRRRKKKKLLPVREYDLRSSSSTSNADRMVTRRTRKSRSTEAK, encoded by the coding sequence ACCTGCACCAGAGGAGGCAGCGGTGGCAGCAGCTGGAGCAGTAGCGGGAGCAGCCATGGCGGAGGGAGCAGCGGCGGAGGGAGCAGCTGCGGAGGAGagagcagcggcagcggcggcggcggcggcggcggagggagcagcggcggcagcagcagcaaatcCTGAGTCACCTGAAGTGGTTGTTTTGGATGACTCCGACGAAAAGGAGGATGATACTACCGAGAGCACTGGAGAGCAGAACTCGGAGGATTCGGAATCTGTTGAAGAGATAGATTGTAGACCTGGTACTTCCCAGGAGTGTGCAGAGGTTGCGGTTCGACCATCAGTTATTCAAAGGCTGGAGCGGGGGCAGCAGCAGCCCTTGGAGTTGGCTCAGGAAGTTGAGAGTGGTGTGGAAAGAGTTAATTCAGTCGGTGTTCAGGCTACAACTAGTGGAAAAGAGTTAGTGCGTCCCCCAGTGATTTGTAATGCTCCTGCCAGATCTTTGCCTAGAGGCTCTGAGAGACCAGTTGCGGCTACCAGTGCTCCTCGGTTAGTACTGGCAGTTGCTTCAGATTCCTTTCCAGCTTGTGACACAGAAAACCTTGAAACATACTTTGACTCCCCAGATCAGGGCACTAGCAATCCGCCATCTCAACCCGAAACTAAAGACCCGAAAAAGAAACCTTTAAACATAAATTTAGACAAATTGCTTGCACAGAAAAATCTCAGAGCTCAGGGTGCGTCTTTTTCCCCCGTTGTACGAGTTCGTGAGTTAACAGGTGATGAGCTTTGTTCTGTAAGAGCTGGGCCGTCTtctgaggcaggggaaggcaCATCGGGAAACCCCAGTGAGACTGACACACTAGCACGAGCACTTCGTGAAGGTGCCATTCCAAAGCGTCGTGGTGAGGCATCTCGTTCAAATGTGGTTCGTCCCCGAGAAGAGACATGTTTGGTCTTTAACAGACAGGAACGCCCAGTGAGTTCTGAAGTGACTTTCCAGCGTGGCTCTCTTCAGCTGGTACCTGGTCATTCCCAAGCTGCAGTACACGACTTACGTtatctggaggaggaagaggaggaagaagaggaagaagaggacgaAGAGGGACCCGATCAAGAAGATGAGAGCTACGAATCTAGAGGTTCTGACACGAGTTTTGATTCTGAGTCCTCTGGTCAGTCTCCGAGTGCCCTATCTGAACTGACGGCTAGAGAAATAAATGGATCAGAAGAAACACATGCTGACAATGTACAGCCTCAGGATGAAACACCTACTGTTTCTGGAGCAACTTCAGACAATGGCAGCAGTTCTCATCAGGTGCCTACCAACCGTTCTCCAGTGATTACACAGAACATACAGCTCATCAGTCTGGTTGATGAAAGCTACGAGTCTAGTGGCTCTGAAGAGAATTTTGATGGCGATGACTCTCTTCCGTCAACTAGTCACCATCCTGCACAGCCTATGAGAGCAGCAAGCCTTCGTACACAGATGGCCATCCGTCTGGTTGACAGCTATGGAAGCGGCAGCTCTGAAGCATGTGAAGATTCTGGGTCCTCAGCTGATGagactccagcagcagcagcagcaggacagcAACAGCCTCCGAAGAATGCCCATGCACACCTGGTTGATGAGAATTACGGGTCAAGTAGTTTCAGTTCTGACAGTGACGCGGCTCCCCAAATGCCCGCTCAAGAAAGAAGCCCCAGAGACAGAGCTGGCCAACAGGAAAGTGAACACCAACCCAGTAGTGCTGAAGCACAACCTGAACGTGATGGTTCTCTTGAGACAGTGGCTGATGAACcccagagagaagcagaagaaataaatGTTCCGAACCAGAGTACCAGCCGTGGGGATATGAACTGTGAGTCTCATGGTCCTGAAATGGGTTTTCATGCTGATGCTCAATTAGAGGCTGATCAATCTCCACTAAATCCTGAGGAAGTAGATCTTGACCTAGAAAATCAGAGTGTTCACTCTGGCATTTCTAACCTAAGTTCTGATTCCCGTGCTTCTTATCAGTCAGCTAATGATCAACCTCAAGGGGCTTGGGGTGAAGTAAATCTTGATGAGTTAAATGTCGACATGGAAGTTAAGAGCAATGGGTGCTCCAGTTCTGAGTTGACATTTGATTCCGATTCCCCTCTTCTGTCAGTTACTGAGCGGTCTCTGCTGGATGTTGAAGGAATAAACGAAGATGACTTTAACCTGGAAGATGAAAGCTGTGTGTCAAGTAGTTCTGACATAACTTTTGATTCTGATATTCCCGATGACTCAGTAGCTGACCAACCTCAAGTAGCTGTTTATGAGGAGGAACCTGTTGATCTGGAAAATAAGAGTAATGCATCTTGTGTTTCCGAAATAACATATGATTCTGATATTCCTCTTCATTCAGGAAATGATCACCCTGAAGTAGCTGTTAAAGAAGTAATCATTCAGGAAGAAGAAAACGTTCCTTTAGAAGGGAAGAATGACAGTCCCAGTGGTTCTGAAATATGTTTGGATTCTAATGCCCCTCTTCATTCAGTGACTAATTCTGATGTAGCTGTTGAAAAGATAAATTCCCCTAACGAAGAGCAGGTACACAtagaacagaaggaaaatgaacCTACTGATTCTGAACTAGACACTCTTAACTCAAAGCCTGGATGTTCTGAAGATCCTATTATAATACGTGCTTCTGAAACAACACTGGATTCTCATATCCCCTTTCAGTCAGTTATTCGCAAATGTGAAATAATTGTCAAAAATGTATGCCCTCCAAAAGAAAAGCATGCTCAATTGCCAAGTCAAAGCACGGAGTCTCTTTCTGAAATCAATTCAGCTTCTTCTTCTGCTCCTCAAGCAGTGACAGAACCTTACGTAGgtaagaaagccaagagaaagacaAAGCATCTTGAGGAAGTCAAGAGCGATGATGAATATGACTGTCCACCAACTTTCCATTCTGATGGTTTGCCTCAGTTAATGACTGAAGAACCTCAACCAGCTGCTTTGAACGAGGACCATGCTGACCCAAAGGACGAGAGCACTGATGGCAGTCTGAATGCTGCTGGTTGTCTTGATTCAGTCATTAGCCAACCTCAGCCAGCCGAGAAGGAAGACCATGTTGAACTGGAAGACACAAACGGCCAACCCAGTGATTCTAAAGCAAGTGTTGATTCTCCTGGCCACTGTCAGTCACCACCTAAAGACGATGTGATCACAAAAATGAGCCAGTGGAAAAACGAGGCAAAGGACCTTGAAAAGAAGATCAGTGAACTTATTTATTCAAAACTAATGCATGATTCTAGTGTTTCTTTTCGTTCTGCAATGGATCACCTTGAACTAGCtcttaaacaaataaatcttgataGTAATGATCAATTGCCCTCAGAAGATAACAGCCAGGATGCCAGTTCTGAAACAAACTTGCACTCTGATTTGTCAGTCCAGGCAGTAGTTGGAGCACCCGAAATAACTGTTTTGGAGCCTGAACACATTGAACTTGAAGGTAGGAATAATGAGTCTTGTGATTCTAATGACTCTGCCCAATCAGAGGCTGATCAGCGTAGTGACAGTGAGGAAAACCAAAGTCAGAAGGATAAAGAGGACACGGAGGGTAAGAAGGATGAGGTGCAGGGTTTGGGAAATACATGTGTTTCCAATGTCCCTGAGCCATTGGCTGGCCAAACTGAAGTTGAAGTAGTTCAGGAGAGCAGCCATTGGAAGGAGCAGGGGGATTTGGAAGATACAGTTGGTGAATCTATTGACTCACAAATCAACTTGCATTCTGATGAACCACTCCAGTCTGTGACTAATACAACCCAAGAGCCTGCTGAAGAAATACATTTACTGAGGGGACATGTTAGACCACATGATAGTGACTGTGACCCCTGTGACTCTGAAATAGTGGCTATTTCAAATGTCATTTTTTGCTCAGTGACTCGGAAACCACAGTGTTTGCAAACAGAGTGTACCAGTACGAAAGTAAAGAGCAGCAGTCCTTGTGGTCCTGAGGTGAGTGTTGATTCTCATGACGGTCCTGAAACGAGTTTGGATTCCAGTGATCCTTGTCAGTCAGTAGCAGGCCATCCTCAGAAAACTGTCAAGGAAATGACTCTGAAGGAAGACCATATTTACCTGGAAGACAAGAGCTACAGGCTAGTTGATTTTGAACCAACTTACTATCCTGATGATCCTGTTCAGTTGGTGACATATCCATCTGTGGAGGATGCATCTATCACAGAAGTAAACTTGCAAAGAGAGACTCATAATGACCTAGAAAATGAGACCTTCCAGCCATGTTGTTCTGAAGTACCATGCAGTTCTGGTGTTCATCTACAGTCAGAAGTTGACCCACCTCAAGTGGCTTGCACAGTAGCAGATCTTGAGAAGAAAGAGCCTGACATAGAAGAAAAGTACAACGAGTCTTGTGAGCCAGAAATGCTGTATGATTCTGATGTCTCTTTTCAGATAGTAGTTAACCAGCTTCAAACAGCAGATGATGGAGAAACAGATTCACCACAGGTGGTGTTTGTGGATGTTGTGTCCAGTGATAGTGATTGTGACCGGGAAGTAATTTCTGATTCAAATATCCCTCTTCAGCTAGAAACTGAGCCACCTCAGTTGACTGTCAGAGAAACCAATGAGATAAACACGGATTCTGCTGGTTctgcagcaatggaaaagtacTTTTGCAGATTCTGTGGTTGTGATTATGAAGCCTCTCAGTCAGTGACAAATCAGTCCAAGGaaagtttcaaaataataaatcgGAAGAATGACTACATTATTCTGGGAGATTCCACTTGTTCATCTTGTGGTCATGAACTCAATTTCAATGTTGATGCCTCTGAACAGCCCACTACCTGCCAGTTACAAGGGCCTGATGGTAATTGTATTGCCCCAGAAGTTAAGAACTATGACTCTAATTGTCCTGATGCCTCTGAACAGCCCACTACCTGCCAGTTACAAGGGCCTGATGGTAATTGTATTGCCCCAGAAGTTAAGAACTATGACTCTAATTGCCATGATGCCTCTGAACAGCCAACTACCTGCCAGTTACAAGGAACTGATCGTAGTTCTGTTGACCCAGAAGTTAAGAAGAATGTCTCTAATCCTCATAAAAGACATTTCACCTCGGAAGATACTGTCAGAAGTGCCAGTCCTTGGAGAGAGCCAAGAAGTGTTGTCTGTCGAGACAGGAACTGGGAGTCTAGCAGTTTTGCACCAGGCTCTTCTCTCTGTCCTGTGTCACTGATGGGCCGGACAACTGTGATGCATATCCCTTTGAAGATACCGGACGAGGATCTAGAAACTTCTCCATCTGACCTGCATTTTTACTATGATTCTGACACTGATGAACCTCAGCCTGCCAAGAAAGCACGCTCCAGTAAGAAGATAACTTTTGACATGAGAGTAACTAAGTATGAATATGAAGACcctgaggaaatggaaggagaggaagagtttGCAGAACTATTTCTTGAAGTGCCACCTCAGGTCCCTCCATTGGTTGTTGTAACACCTCGGTGTCAGATGAGCCAAACTCCGTTGGTTGTTGAAACACCTCGGTGTCAGATGAGCGAAACTCCGTTGGTTGTTGTAACACCTCGGTGTCAGATGAGGGAAGCACCATTGGTTGTTGAAACACCTCGGTGTCAGATGAGCGAAACTCCGTTGGTTGTTGTAACACCTCGGTGTCAGATGAGGGAAACACCATTGGTTGTTGAAACACCTCGGTGTCAGATGAGCCAAACTCCATTGGTTGTTGAAACACCTCGGTGTCAGATGAGCCAAACTCCATTGGTTGTTGAAACACCTCGGTGTCAGATGAGCCAAACTCCATTGGTTGTTGAAACACCTCGGTGTCAGATGAGCCAAACTCCATTGGTTGTTGAAACACCTCGGTGTCAGATGAGCCAAACTCCATTGGTTGTTGAAACACCTCGGTGTCAGATGAGCCAAACTCCATTGGTTGTTGAAACACCTCGGTGTCAGATGAGCCAAACTCCATTGGTTGTTGAAACACCTCGGTGTCAGATGAGCCAAACTCCATTGGTTGTTGAAACACCTCGGTGTCAGATGAGCCAAACTCCATTGGTGGTTGAAACACCTCGGTGTCAGATGAGCCAAACTCCATTGGTTGTTGAAACACCTCGGTGTCAGATGAGCCAAACTCCATTGGTTGTTGAAACACCTCGGTGTCAGATGAGCCAAACTCCATTGGTTGTTGAAACACCTCGGTGTCAGATGAGTGAAGCAGGATCAGTTGTTGGAACAACTTGGTCTCAGATGAGCCAAACTCCACTGGTTTTTGAAGCACCTCCGTGTCAAATGAGTGAAGCACGATCAGTTGTTGGAACAACTCGGTCTCAGATGAGTGAAACTCCATTGGTTGTTGAAACACCTCGGTCTCAGATGAGCGAAACTCCATTGGTTGTTGAAACACCTCGGTGTCAGATGAGCCAAACTCCATTGGTTGTTGAAACACCTCGGTGTCAGATGAGCCAAACTCCATTGGTTGTTGAAGCACCTTGGTCTCAGATGAGCGAAACTCCATTGGTTGTTGAAGCACCTCCGTGTCAAATGAGTGAAGCACAATCAGTTGTTGTAACACCTCGGTCTCAGATGAGCGAAACTCCATTGGTTGTTGAAACACCTCGGTCTCAGATGAGCGAAACTCCGTTGGTTGTTGAAACACCTCGGTGTCAGATGAGGGAAGCAGGATCAGTTGTTGGAACAACTCAGTCTCAGATGAGCGAAACTCCATTGGTTGTTGAAACACCTCGGTGTCAGATGAGGGAAACACCATTGGTTGTTGAAACACCTCGGTGTCAGAAGAGGAAACCACGATCAGTTGTTGGAACAACTCAGTCTCAGATGAGCGAAACTCCGTTGGTTGTTGAAACACCTCGGTCTCAGATGAGGGAAGCAGGATCAGTTGTTGGAACAACTTGGTCTCAGATGAGCGAAACTCCATTGGTTGTTGAAGCACCTCCGTGTCAAATGAGTGAAGCACAATCAGTTGTTGTAACACCTCGGTCTCAGATGAGCGAAACTCCATTGGTTGTTGACACACCTCGGTGTCAGATGAGCGAAACTCCACTGGTTGTTGAAACACCTTGGTGTCAGATGAGCGAAACTCCATTGGTTGTTGAAGCACCTCCGTGTCAAATGAGTGAAGCACAATCAGTTGTTGTAACACCTCGGTCTCAGATGAGCGAAACTCCATTGGTTGTTGAAACACCTCGGTCTCAGATGAGCGAAACTCCATTGGTTGTTGAAACACCTTGGTGTCAGATGAGGGAAGCAGGATCAGTTGTTGGAACAACTCAGTCTCAGATGAGCGAAACTCCATTGGTTGTTGAAGCACCTCCGTGTCAAATGAGTGAAGCACAATCAGTTGTTGTAACACCTCGGTCTCAGATGAGTGAAACTCCATTGGTTGTTGTAACACCTCGGTCTCAGATGAGTGAAGCTCCATTGGTTGTTGAAACACCTCGGTGTCAGAAGAGGAAACCACGATCGGTTTTTGGAACAACTCGGTCTCAGATGAGCGAAGCGCCATTGGTTGTTGAAACACCTCGGTGTCAGATGAGTGAAGCTCCATTGGTTGTTGAAACACCTCGGTGTCAGAAGAGGAAACCACGATCGGTTGTTGGAACAACTCGGTCTCAGATGAGTGAAACTCCATTGGTTGTTGAAACACCTCGGTCTCAGATGAGCGAAGCTCCATTGGTTGTTGAAACACCTCGGTGTCAGAAGAGGAAACCACGATCGGTTGTTGGAACAACTCGGTCTCAGATGAGCGAAGCTCCATTGGTTGTTGACACACCTCGGTGTCAGAAGAGGAAACCACGATCAGTTGTTGGAACAACTCGGTCTCAGATGAGCGAAGCTCCATTGGTTGTTGACACACCTCGGTGTCAGAAGAGGAAACCACGATCGGTTGTTGGAACAACTGGGTCTCAGATGAGCAAAGCAGAATCGGTTGTTGGAAAAACTCGGTCTCGGATGAGGAAAAATGAGGTGAAAAGCAACGCACAGGAATCTCAAGGTCATCTCTCCAGTTGCTCTAAGACCAAGATAATTCTTCTGGGtgcaaaagaaaggactgcctgCTCTGACAATAACCAGAACACATCAGTTCACGCATTGTCACATCTTGAATATATTGAAGGTAAAGTTGGAGACACCAATGACGTCTCAGTGGCTGTAGGTAAACCGTCTTGTTCCCTAGCAGAGGGGCTCCATCAGCAACATGGGCATGTGGCTTCTGAGAACCAGGTAGAAGGAGTCAGATGTGGAACTCAAGCAAGGTCtcggaagaaaagaaaaacggcAGGACAAGAACAATTAACAAAAGGGAAGCATTCCCAACCTGACagccagaaaaagaaaacccGAACTAAGAAAACAAAGTCACCCAGACCACAGACTAAAGCTTCGGAGCCTGTACAGCCGGATTCCTTAGtctctattttttcttctctaactATGAAGGAAAATCAGTCTTTGAAACTGCCTAGAAAGAAGGCTGGCAGGGAGAGGGACTTACAATTCTTATACAGTTGTAAAGAGCACAGCGCTCCTAGCCCAGCACATAAGAAACCTGTGACTAATCCTCCCCAGACCGCAGCGGTAGCAGACTGGGACAAACGTGAGGTAGCTGGCAGTGGTCTCAGCAAGACTGACCCCATGCCCAGTGCAGGAGAGAGTGGTGCCGACAGACCAAGCGTGGCTTCGAGACCCATTCTGGCAACGCCGAAGAAAAGAAGGGTGTTCAGGATCCTTGGGGCCAGCCAGTCTTCACCTCCAGAAAATTCAGGTGCAGTTCCTGCAGTTCCAAAGGATAACAATTTCCAGCAAACTCTTTCCAATCGTGAAAGTCCCAGAATTATTCCCAAATTAATTCTAAAGGAGATTATAGACAGTAAAAATCAAAAGAGATTTTGGAAAAAGAAGATGGCCGCTACACATCAATCAAGCTTACTCAAAAATGCTTACAAAACAGTGGTTCTCCGGAAAAGAACGAAGTTTTCAGAAAAAATGGCTCTTTGGCTTCAGCTGACAGCCACCGACATCGTTAGGAAGTATATTCGCGGCCGTAGTTTTACACGCCTCCGGAGGCGTCAGTCAAAGACTGTTTTATTTCGAATGCAACTGAGGAAGAAGAAGATCGTCGCCAGGAAGATAAAGGAGGCCAAGAGAGCAGCCGCTGaagcgcgtgcgcgtgcgcgtgcacgtgTACGTTCGCGCCTCTGCGTGGTCTCAGTTGTCCCAGCTGTTCCCGAAGAGCCGTCCAgcagcgcggcggcggcggcggcggcggcggcggcggcggccgcggcggctgCGGCGGGGCCCGCACTGCTGCCCGCTGTCTCTCCCGCTGCGAATGCCGCTGCGGGAGTAAAGCGCTACCGGAAAACCTAccgaaggaggaagaagaagaagctgctgCCCGTGAGAGAGTATGACCTGAGAAGCTCAAGTTCCACATCAAACGCCGACAGGATGGTGACACGTCGCACAAGGAAATCGAGAAGCACCGAGGCAAAGTAA